One genomic region from Mytilus trossulus isolate FHL-02 chromosome 9, PNRI_Mtr1.1.1.hap1, whole genome shotgun sequence encodes:
- the LOC134684692 gene encoding piggyBac transposable element-derived protein 4-like — protein sequence MVLRRRKKAGDLQNVGVQRIFTISSNEVIAKDDSWVHPNLSISSDEEDYLDLLLQDGDIIDDTESYTTEQEVFSSQDSSQSLYGDTLAKSVYWKDENTLDDSAPDQRTNSFKPEKPPGFQFANFTRKQLQGLKSPADFFKLFCTVELLTQICIATNNQARTLISAGTCTSYTYNGGWELLTVNELLRFLGIVIYMSVVKLSTVDKYWSSDVLYKSCPVRDYVKEKIHCNTIIYSSDLDVKSTYYDDRLENTSLDDCDKLTRMRYLLDHIKEISQSLYFPHKDISADERMVASKHKYSGIRQFIKDKPIRFGIKLWVLACFVTGYTWNFFVYLGKKRTNIVDKSKGLAFTVVTTLCEKLYGQGFRLYVDSFYTTLRLANDLLTNKVYLIGAIRSNSTAMPLVFKQSVGWSKLVSRGDFRWHREGSFVFIQWKDCKTVTLMSPLHRGSDVTSCFRTISNRSAWKRQNVKQPQVIHDYNVNMGGVDSSNQYLNKYSSYIRTQNHWWKVLFFHCFDIMVVNFYIVFQEFIGKYPAQFENTTFVSRFGQLEFRESIASELMNIGRPHVENIVAKHMPSFLSI from the exons ttgtctatttcATCAGACGAAGAGGATTATTTGGATTTGTTGCTTCAGGATGGAGACATCATTGATGATACTGAGTCATACACAACTGAGCAAGAAGTTTT TTCATCACAAGACAGTTCTCAGAGTTTATATGGTGACACACTTGCCAAGAGTGTTTATTGGAAAGATGAAAACACCTTAGATGACTCAGCTCCAGACCAAAGAACAAATTCATTCAAACCAGAAAAACCTCCAGGTTTTCAGTTTGCTAACTTCACTAG GAAACAACTACAAGGACTTAAATCACCAGCAGATTTCTTCAAACTCTTTTGTACAGTGGAACTTCTTACTCAGATTTGTATAGCCACAAATAACCAGGCAAGAACTTTAATTAGTGCAGGAACGTGCACTTCATACACATATAATGGAGGCTGGGAATTACTCACAGTAAATGAGTTACTAAG ATTTCTTGGTATTGTTATCTACATGTCAGTTGTAAAGCTGTCCACAGTTGATAAATATTGGTCATCGGATGTATTATACAAGAGCTGTCCAGTTCGAGATTATGTCAAAGAAAAGATTCATTGCAATACTATCATTTATTCAAGTGAC ttagaTGTAAAATCAACGTATTATGATGATAGACTGGAGAACACATCGCTGGACGATT GTGACAAGTTAACAAGAATGAGGTATTTGCTGGACCATATAAAGGAAATATcacaaagtttatattttccACACAAAGATATTTCTGCGGATGAAAGGATGGTTGCTTCTAAACATAAATATTCTGGCATTCGACAGTTTATCAAAGACAAACCAATAAGATTTGGGATAAAATTGTGGGTTCTGGCATGTTTTGTTACTGGGTATACATGGAATTTCTTTGTGTACTTGGGTAAAAAGAGAACAAACATAGTTGACAAATCAAAGGGCTTAGCATTTACAGTTGTTACCACTTTGTGTGAAAAGTTATATGGACAAGGATTTAGGCTATATGTTGATTCTTTTTACACAACATTACGTTTAGCAAATGACTTACTTACAAACAAAGTGTATTTAATTGGAGCTATCAGATCTAATAGCACAGCAATGCCTCTAGTTTTCAAACAAAGTGTAGGCTGGAGTAAACTTGTGTCCAGAGGTGATTTTAGATGGCATAGGGAaggttcatttgtttttatacaatggaaggattgtaagaCGGTTACACTTATGTCCCCTTTGCACAGAGGTTCTGATGTAACATCCTGTTTTAGAACTATTTCCAACCGTAGTGCATGGAAAAGGCAGAATGTAAAACAGCCACAAGTTATTCATGATTACAATGTTAATATGGGCGGAGTGGACTCGTCTAACCAATATTTAAACAAGTATTCATCGTATATAAGAACCCAAAATCATTGGTGGAAGGTATTATTTTTTCACTGCTTTGACATTATGGTGGTAAACTTCTATATAGTTTTTCAGGAGTTTATAGGAAAGTATCCTGCCCAGTTTGAAAACACTACATTTGTTTCTAGGTTCGGTCAACTAGAGTTTAGAGAGTCGATAGCATCCGAGCTAATGAATATCGGGAGACCTCATGTTGAAAACATTGTCGCCAAACATATGCCATCTTTTCTAAGTATCTGA